A part of Microbulbifer salipaludis genomic DNA contains:
- the speB gene encoding agmatinase, producing MHQEDPNIFLGSEIEQPKPEDALFHILPIPYEETVSYGGGTGKGPAAIIEASHQLETFDNFSTPCELGIYTRDAVDVSGPAEQVMDNIASATADILKHGKMPVGIGGEHSVTWGIIKGYLDAGITDFGVVQIDAHADLRDRYEGHKHSHASVMRLVCEAGIPLYQLGIRAYCEEEMEARKQYNVRYLDAHQLVPTQVQSIELPEDFPSKVFFTLDIDGMDPSVFPSTGTPVPGGLGWYQTLNLFESVAKQREIIGFDLLEFAPIAGFHAYEFGAAQLLYKLMGIVQRNQR from the coding sequence ATGCACCAAGAAGACCCCAATATTTTCCTGGGCTCCGAAATCGAGCAACCTAAGCCCGAAGACGCCCTGTTTCATATCCTGCCGATTCCCTACGAAGAAACCGTCTCCTACGGCGGTGGTACCGGCAAGGGGCCGGCGGCCATTATCGAAGCGTCCCACCAGCTGGAAACCTTCGATAACTTCTCCACACCCTGTGAGCTCGGCATTTATACCCGCGACGCCGTGGACGTGAGCGGCCCAGCGGAGCAGGTGATGGACAATATCGCCAGCGCCACCGCCGACATTCTCAAGCACGGCAAAATGCCCGTCGGCATCGGCGGTGAACACTCCGTCACCTGGGGCATTATCAAGGGCTACCTGGATGCGGGAATCACCGATTTCGGCGTGGTACAGATCGACGCCCACGCCGACCTGCGCGACCGCTACGAGGGCCACAAGCACAGTCACGCCAGTGTCATGCGCCTGGTCTGCGAAGCGGGTATCCCGCTGTATCAGCTTGGCATTCGCGCCTACTGCGAGGAAGAGATGGAAGCGCGCAAGCAGTACAACGTGCGCTACCTGGACGCGCACCAGTTGGTGCCCACCCAGGTTCAGTCCATCGAACTGCCGGAGGACTTTCCCAGCAAAGTCTTCTTTACCCTGGATATCGACGGCATGGACCCATCAGTCTTCCCGTCTACCGGCACCCCGGTACCCGGTGGTCTGGGCTGGTACCAGACCCTGAACCTGTTTGAATCCGTCGCCAAACAGCGCGAGATCATCGGTTTTGACCTGCTCGAATTCGCGCCAATCGCCGGATTCCACGCCTACGAGTTCGGTGCCGCGCAGCTGCTGTACAAGCTGATGGGGATCGTGCAGCGCAACCAGCGCTAG
- the bioB gene encoding biotin synthase BioB gives MSSDSSSYGQVRHDWTRQQVLDLFALPFNDLLFTAQMVHRQHFDANRVQVSTLCSIKTGACPEDCSYCPQSARYDTGLEREKLMKVEAVLEEARAAKASGATRFCMGAAWRSPKKKDMPYVTRMVKEVKALGMETCMTLGMLSDDQAKDLADAGLDYYNHNLDTSPEYYGDIITTRTYEDRLNTLANVRAAGMKVCAGGIIGLGEEEKDRAGLLMQLANLPDHPESVPINMLVKVAGTPLENNDDLDPFEFIRCIAVARIMMPKSHVRLSAGRESMNDEMQSLAFLAGANSIFYGEKLLTTGNPEANKDMQLFARLGIQPEEYQQYEDETAVEAELQSQIAEQQTNPFFYDAAKA, from the coding sequence ATGTCTTCCGATTCTTCCAGCTACGGCCAGGTGCGCCACGACTGGACCCGCCAGCAGGTGCTGGACCTGTTTGCGCTGCCGTTCAACGATCTGCTGTTTACCGCGCAGATGGTGCACCGCCAGCACTTCGATGCCAACCGGGTGCAGGTGAGCACCCTGTGTTCCATCAAGACCGGCGCCTGCCCGGAAGACTGCAGCTACTGCCCGCAGAGTGCCCGCTACGACACCGGGCTGGAGCGCGAGAAGCTGATGAAGGTGGAGGCGGTGCTGGAAGAAGCGCGCGCAGCCAAGGCCAGTGGTGCCACCCGTTTTTGCATGGGGGCTGCGTGGCGCTCGCCGAAGAAAAAAGACATGCCGTATGTCACCAGGATGGTGAAGGAAGTGAAGGCGCTGGGAATGGAGACCTGCATGACCCTGGGCATGCTCTCCGACGATCAGGCCAAGGACCTGGCGGATGCCGGCCTCGACTACTACAACCACAACCTCGACACTTCACCGGAATACTACGGCGATATCATCACCACCCGCACCTATGAGGATCGCCTGAACACCCTGGCGAATGTGCGCGCGGCGGGAATGAAAGTGTGTGCCGGCGGTATTATCGGCCTCGGTGAAGAGGAAAAGGATCGCGCGGGGCTGCTGATGCAGCTGGCGAACCTGCCGGACCATCCGGAGTCGGTGCCGATCAATATGCTGGTGAAGGTGGCGGGCACGCCGCTGGAGAACAACGACGACCTGGATCCGTTTGAATTTATCCGCTGCATCGCCGTGGCACGCATCATGATGCCGAAGTCCCATGTGCGCCTGTCCGCCGGTCGCGAATCCATGAATGACGAAATGCAGTCGCTGGCATTCCTCGCAGGTGCCAACTCGATCTTCTACGGGGAAAAACTGCTCACCACCGGCAACCCCGAGGCCAACAAGGATATGCAGCTGTTCGCGCGTCTCGGCATCCAGCCGGAGGAGTACCAGCAGTACGAAGACGAGACGGCGGTGGAAGCCGAGCTGCAGTCGCAGATCGCAGAGCAGCAGACCAATCCTTTCTTTTACGACGCCGCCAAGGCGTAA
- a CDS encoding DUF6515 family protein yields the protein MKHSVKTLLFGTGLAALLSFAFAAPADAHPGHRGHHHGHLPAKPPRYRHGYRHGYRHGWGHGHGYWGPRYRGPRFGIGFTVPILPAGYVNMAVAGVPYYYHGGYYYRPAPTGYVVVDAPLGAAVLTLPSSAVRVQIGGLTYYQYGTAYYQWRPQMNRYVVVPPPATVVASAPVAGSTQPAYSPGQVVDELPVGYSAEVINGIQYYRYGGHYFMPTQRDGREVYVVVQV from the coding sequence ATGAAGCACTCGGTAAAAACCCTCTTGTTCGGCACAGGACTCGCCGCACTCCTTTCATTCGCCTTCGCCGCGCCAGCAGATGCGCATCCGGGCCACCGCGGGCATCACCACGGGCACCTGCCAGCCAAGCCGCCCCGTTATCGCCACGGGTATCGACATGGATACCGCCATGGTTGGGGACACGGTCACGGCTACTGGGGCCCCCGCTATCGTGGGCCGCGTTTCGGCATTGGCTTTACCGTTCCGATCCTGCCGGCGGGCTATGTGAATATGGCCGTGGCCGGGGTGCCCTACTACTACCACGGTGGCTACTACTACCGCCCGGCGCCAACCGGCTATGTGGTGGTTGACGCGCCACTGGGCGCCGCCGTACTGACTCTGCCCAGCAGCGCCGTGCGCGTGCAAATCGGCGGGCTGACCTATTACCAGTACGGCACGGCCTATTATCAGTGGCGTCCGCAAATGAACCGCTACGTAGTGGTTCCACCGCCGGCAACGGTTGTGGCCAGCGCGCCGGTGGCAGGCTCTACCCAGCCCGCCTACTCCCCCGGGCAGGTGGTGGATGAGTTGCCGGTGGGCTATTCCGCCGAGGTGATCAATGGCATCCAGTACTATCGTTACGGCGGTCACTACTTCATGCCCACCCAGCGCGACGGCCGCGAAGTGTATGTGGTGGTTCAGGTCTGA
- the bioF gene encoding 8-amino-7-oxononanoate synthase: MSSLQDFLNTRLAERRAQRLYRSHKLLDAAPGPLAEVDGRALVTFSSNDYLGLATHPQVIAAQQRGAQLGAGATASHLVNGHFAIHQQLQHMIAAMTGREAALLFGSGYMANVGVINALVGRGDFVLQDKLNHASLIDGGRLCGAQYLRFAHNDLDALETQLKRAREKSQGNILLAVDGVYSMDGDTAPLAQMATLCQQYDAWLMVDEAHGFGVMGSLDYPSAGSAAAAGLDQHSAPVVMGTLGKAAGNGGAFVAGSQALIDYLTQFARTYIYTTGMPPAVAAGCLRALELMQVEPLRQTLQDRIDYFRQRAAARALPLENSTSAIQPLVLGCESAVLRVAEQLQHAGYLVGAIRPPTVPAGTARLRITLSAAHSEAHIDGLIDALVNALNSCEVAL; encoded by the coding sequence TTGTCCAGCCTGCAGGATTTTCTCAATACGCGCCTGGCGGAACGCCGGGCGCAGCGCTTGTATCGCAGCCACAAACTTCTCGACGCCGCACCGGGCCCGCTGGCCGAGGTGGACGGCCGTGCGCTGGTTACCTTCAGTAGTAACGACTACCTGGGCCTCGCCACGCACCCGCAAGTGATCGCGGCGCAGCAGCGCGGTGCCCAACTCGGTGCCGGTGCCACCGCCTCCCATCTGGTCAACGGCCACTTCGCGATCCATCAACAACTGCAACACATGATTGCCGCAATGACCGGGCGCGAAGCCGCGCTGTTATTTGGCAGCGGCTATATGGCCAATGTGGGCGTCATCAATGCACTGGTGGGCCGCGGTGATTTTGTGCTGCAGGACAAACTCAATCACGCCTCATTGATCGACGGTGGCCGCCTGTGCGGCGCCCAGTACCTGCGGTTTGCCCACAACGATCTGGACGCACTGGAAACCCAGCTCAAACGCGCCCGGGAAAAAAGCCAAGGCAACATCCTGCTGGCGGTGGATGGCGTTTACAGCATGGACGGGGATACCGCGCCGCTCGCGCAGATGGCGACGCTCTGCCAGCAATATGACGCCTGGTTAATGGTGGATGAGGCCCACGGATTCGGGGTAATGGGCAGCCTGGACTATCCCTCTGCCGGCAGCGCCGCAGCGGCGGGACTGGATCAGCACTCGGCACCGGTCGTGATGGGCACACTGGGTAAAGCGGCTGGCAATGGCGGCGCCTTTGTGGCCGGGTCACAGGCACTGATCGACTACCTCACCCAGTTTGCGCGCACGTATATTTACACCACCGGTATGCCCCCTGCGGTGGCTGCCGGTTGCCTGCGGGCACTGGAATTGATGCAGGTAGAACCGCTGCGCCAGACCCTGCAGGATCGTATCGATTACTTCCGCCAGCGCGCTGCCGCGCGGGCTTTGCCCCTGGAAAATTCCACCAGCGCAATACAGCCGCTGGTGCTGGGCTGCGAAAGCGCGGTGTTGCGTGTGGCGGAGCAGTTACAGCATGCCGGGTATCTTGTGGGGGCGATTCGTCCGCCCACGGTGCCCGCCGGCACCGCGCGCCTGCGGATTACCCTGTCTGCCGCGCATTCAGAGGCGCACATTGATGGCCTGATAGACGCCCTGGTCAATGCGCTCAACTCGTGCGAGGTAGCCCTGTGA
- the nspC gene encoding carboxynorspermidine decarboxylase: MDLTPRKDYFGEFDPSRVPTPCFVVDEIALRDNLEVLADVQARSGAKVLAALKAFSMFSVGHIVAEYLSGTCASGINEAKLGFEEYGGRDLGKEVHVFSAGYKEQELIEILGFAHHVIFNSFSQWKRYKSLCLEAQQKRPELQFGLRINPEHSEGHTPIYDPCAPCSRLGIVRSLFEGEDLTGISGLHFHTLCEQDFKPLERTIQAVEEKFGDLIAQMQWINFGGGHHITRCDYQVEELISAVKAFSEKHDVQVYLEPGEAVALFCGVLVGEVIDLTWNGKNQAILDVSATCHMPDVIEMPYRPEITGASLPEELPHSYQLGGQSCLAGDRIGEYSFAEPLHIGDRIVFEEMAYYTMVKTNTFNGIPLPSIALWNSDTDELRMIKEFGYEDFKTRLS, encoded by the coding sequence ATGGACCTGACGCCCCGCAAAGACTACTTCGGCGAATTCGACCCGAGCCGCGTTCCCACGCCCTGTTTCGTGGTGGATGAAATCGCGTTGCGCGACAACCTTGAAGTGCTGGCAGACGTACAAGCACGCAGTGGTGCCAAGGTGCTGGCTGCGCTGAAGGCCTTTTCGATGTTCAGCGTGGGGCATATCGTCGCCGAATACCTGTCCGGCACCTGCGCCAGTGGTATCAACGAGGCGAAGCTGGGTTTCGAGGAGTACGGCGGCCGGGACCTCGGCAAAGAGGTACACGTATTCAGCGCCGGCTACAAAGAGCAGGAACTGATAGAAATTCTCGGCTTCGCCCACCATGTGATTTTCAATTCGTTCTCGCAGTGGAAGCGCTACAAATCCCTGTGCCTCGAGGCGCAACAAAAGCGCCCGGAATTACAGTTCGGCTTGCGCATCAATCCGGAACACTCGGAAGGCCACACACCTATCTACGATCCCTGCGCGCCCTGTTCGCGGCTGGGTATTGTGCGCTCGCTGTTTGAAGGAGAAGACCTGACCGGTATCAGCGGCCTGCACTTCCACACCCTGTGCGAACAGGACTTCAAGCCCTTGGAGCGCACGATTCAGGCGGTGGAAGAGAAGTTTGGTGACCTGATTGCGCAGATGCAGTGGATCAACTTCGGCGGTGGCCACCATATCACCCGCTGCGACTACCAGGTGGAAGAGCTGATCAGCGCGGTAAAGGCATTTTCAGAGAAGCACGATGTGCAGGTGTATCTGGAACCCGGCGAGGCGGTTGCGCTGTTTTGCGGCGTGCTGGTGGGCGAGGTCATCGACCTGACCTGGAATGGCAAGAACCAGGCGATCCTCGACGTCTCTGCCACCTGCCATATGCCGGATGTGATCGAAATGCCCTACCGCCCGGAAATTACCGGCGCCTCGCTGCCGGAAGAGCTGCCGCACAGCTACCAGCTGGGCGGGCAGAGTTGTCTGGCGGGCGACCGAATTGGCGAATACAGTTTCGCCGAACCACTGCATATCGGGGACCGGATTGTGTTTGAGGAAATGGCCTACTACACCATGGTCAAAACCAACACCTTCAACGGGATTCCACTGCCTTCGATTGCCCTGTGGAATTCGGATACCGATGAGTTGCGCATGATTAAAGAATTTGGATACGAAGACTTTAAAACTCGTCTCTCGTGA
- a CDS encoding beta-ketoacyl-ACP synthase III encodes MSEFKMPRGIVISGTGLWTPPDAISNEELVLALNTFAEKFNRDNADAIESGEMQAKPYSSAEFIEKASGIKNRYVISKQGILDPERMRPYLPERADEELCLQAEMGLKAAKLALEKANKKPEDIDAVIVGASYLQRAYPAIAIEIQGELGIDGFAFDMEVACSSATFALQRAVDAISSGSAKAVLVINPELASPQVDFTDRDSHFIFGDVAVATVVERKDTCKAGTAWEILGTKAKTVFSNNIRSNVSYTSRAADVDPFGEGKLFRQNGRKVFKEVCPMAAAHLESQVQELGFEPNAVDRWWLHQANINMNLLIAKKLMGDDATAERAPIVLDRYANTGCAGSVIAFNLNSDDLQVGSKGVICSFGAGYSIGSLALEKVAI; translated from the coding sequence ATGAGTGAATTCAAAATGCCCCGCGGCATTGTGATCAGCGGCACCGGCCTGTGGACGCCTCCGGACGCCATCAGCAACGAAGAGCTGGTGCTGGCGCTCAATACATTTGCCGAAAAGTTTAACCGCGACAACGCCGATGCCATTGAGTCCGGCGAGATGCAGGCGAAGCCTTATTCTTCCGCGGAATTTATCGAGAAGGCGTCGGGGATCAAGAACCGCTATGTGATCAGCAAACAGGGCATTCTCGACCCGGAGCGCATGCGCCCCTACCTGCCGGAGCGCGCCGACGAAGAACTGTGCCTGCAGGCAGAAATGGGCCTGAAGGCAGCCAAGCTGGCGCTGGAAAAAGCCAACAAGAAGCCGGAAGACATCGACGCGGTGATCGTGGGGGCGTCTTATCTGCAGCGCGCCTACCCCGCCATTGCCATCGAGATTCAGGGCGAGCTGGGTATCGACGGTTTTGCGTTCGATATGGAAGTGGCCTGTTCCTCCGCCACCTTTGCCCTGCAGCGGGCGGTGGATGCCATCAGCTCCGGTTCCGCCAAAGCGGTGTTGGTGATCAACCCGGAACTGGCGTCACCGCAGGTGGATTTCACCGACCGCGACAGCCACTTTATTTTTGGCGATGTGGCCGTGGCCACGGTGGTGGAACGCAAGGACACCTGCAAGGCAGGCACGGCCTGGGAAATTCTCGGCACCAAGGCAAAAACCGTGTTTTCCAACAATATCCGTTCCAACGTCAGCTACACCTCCCGCGCCGCGGATGTCGATCCGTTTGGCGAGGGCAAGCTGTTCCGCCAGAACGGTCGCAAGGTGTTCAAGGAAGTGTGCCCGATGGCGGCCGCTCATCTGGAAAGCCAGGTGCAGGAGCTGGGTTTTGAACCCAATGCCGTCGACCGCTGGTGGCTGCACCAGGCGAACATCAACATGAACCTGCTGATCGCCAAAAAACTGATGGGTGACGACGCCACCGCGGAGCGCGCCCCGATTGTGCTCGACCGTTATGCCAATACCGGCTGCGCCGGTTCGGTGATCGCGTTTAACCTGAACAGCGATGACCTGCAGGTGGGCAGCAAAGGCGTGATCTGTTCGTTCGGCGCGGGCTACTCCATCGGCAGCCTGGCACTGGAGAAAGTTGCGATCTGA
- a CDS encoding winged helix-turn-helix domain-containing tetratricopeptide repeat protein, translated as MATLCFGEFELETERNRLLRRGRVVAVQEQPLRLLSLLLASPGKVVTREQVCTQFWPEDATGILDDNLNTLVRKLRQALNDSARSPRFVETVPRQGYRFIAPVIRQGDPAQQGAPVNLQKFSGRPWQWLVAGCVAVVALGVFLQRSGELLNPDSAQPRQFESVAVLPFVNTSEDNARDYFSDGLADDILNRLSGFPGLRVVSRTSSFSIPQSGLDARGIGELLATDALVEGSVRRDGEQLRINVRLVDTSSGYQLWSRSYQRQLTDIFSVQEDIALEVASALAGELQSDLNNSQRVADILPAAYDHYLRGRYAWHKRTEKDLHGAVESFEQAIALAPDYAPAWAGLADALAVLGFYDYLPPAEAFTRARGAARRTLQLDPVNASAEANLGYVALYYDWDLQEAEARFRQAIAFNPDTSKAHQWYANLLVAAGRFDEAERAMRRATELDPLSLIANAALGWVLYHAGAYPAALEQLALAQELNPDFELVYLWRGWTLEAMGDLPGAIASLRENVRRSDGGAIGIASLARAMALNGNEGEARALLQDLDAQGAYLPAYEMAKAYLALGESAAAQQWLQRAVVQRSHSMVFLNVDPQLAAIRGSTEFRELAARVIPHR; from the coding sequence AGCGCAATCGGTTGTTGCGCCGCGGCAGGGTGGTTGCTGTTCAGGAGCAGCCCCTGCGCCTGTTGTCATTGTTACTGGCAAGCCCGGGAAAAGTGGTAACCCGCGAGCAGGTCTGCACGCAGTTCTGGCCGGAAGACGCTACCGGCATTCTCGACGACAACCTGAATACCCTGGTGCGCAAGTTGCGCCAGGCGCTCAACGACTCCGCCCGCAGCCCGCGTTTTGTTGAAACCGTACCCCGGCAGGGGTATCGGTTTATTGCTCCAGTGATTCGCCAAGGCGACCCCGCTCAGCAGGGCGCACCAGTCAACCTGCAGAAATTCAGCGGGCGCCCTTGGCAATGGTTGGTGGCCGGGTGTGTCGCTGTGGTGGCACTGGGGGTTTTCTTGCAGCGATCAGGCGAGTTACTGAACCCGGACAGCGCGCAGCCCAGGCAATTTGAATCGGTGGCGGTGCTACCGTTTGTTAACACCAGTGAAGATAACGCGCGCGATTACTTCAGCGATGGGCTGGCCGATGACATCCTGAATCGCTTGTCGGGGTTTCCCGGTCTGCGCGTTGTTTCCCGAACCTCCTCATTTTCGATTCCGCAATCCGGGCTCGACGCCCGGGGTATTGGCGAACTTCTGGCGACGGATGCGCTGGTGGAAGGCAGTGTGCGCAGAGACGGAGAACAGTTGCGTATCAACGTGCGCCTCGTGGATACCAGCAGTGGCTATCAACTGTGGTCGCGCAGCTATCAGCGGCAACTGACGGATATATTTTCGGTGCAGGAAGATATCGCACTGGAGGTTGCCAGCGCACTGGCTGGAGAGTTGCAGAGTGATTTGAATAACTCCCAGCGCGTTGCTGATATTTTACCGGCGGCCTACGATCACTATCTTCGTGGCCGCTATGCCTGGCACAAGCGCACGGAAAAAGACCTGCACGGGGCGGTGGAAAGCTTTGAGCAGGCCATTGCGCTTGCGCCGGACTACGCGCCTGCGTGGGCCGGGCTAGCCGACGCGCTGGCGGTGCTGGGCTTTTACGATTACCTCCCCCCGGCCGAAGCCTTTACCCGTGCACGGGGTGCCGCCCGCCGCACCCTGCAGCTCGACCCCGTCAATGCTTCTGCAGAAGCCAATCTCGGTTATGTGGCACTGTATTACGATTGGGATTTGCAGGAAGCCGAAGCCCGCTTTCGGCAGGCCATCGCCTTCAATCCCGATACCTCCAAAGCGCATCAGTGGTATGCCAATCTCCTGGTGGCAGCCGGGCGGTTCGATGAGGCGGAGCGCGCAATGCGCCGGGCGACGGAACTGGACCCGCTTTCCCTGATCGCGAACGCCGCGCTGGGGTGGGTGCTCTACCACGCGGGCGCCTACCCGGCGGCGCTCGAGCAATTGGCGCTGGCGCAGGAGCTTAATCCCGATTTCGAATTGGTCTACCTGTGGCGCGGCTGGACGCTGGAAGCGATGGGTGATTTGCCGGGCGCAATCGCTTCATTGCGGGAGAATGTACGCCGCTCTGATGGTGGCGCCATTGGCATAGCGTCACTGGCGCGGGCAATGGCACTGAATGGTAATGAGGGCGAGGCGCGAGCATTGCTGCAAGATCTGGATGCGCAGGGCGCCTATCTGCCCGCCTACGAGATGGCGAAAGCCTATCTCGCGCTGGGTGAGTCGGCGGCCGCGCAGCAGTGGTTACAGCGAGCCGTGGTCCAGCGTTCCCATTCCATGGTGTTTTTGAACGTAGACCCGCAGTTGGCCGCGATACGCGGCAGCACTGAATTCAGGGAGCTGGCGGCGCGGGTGATACCGCACCGCTAG
- a CDS encoding ComF family protein: MALMRSLGRLLGSAVDRHLARCLLCGDGPVPCAGICTPCRHDLPPLGHACPHCALPLASPHDRACARCLQQAPPQNRSYACWVYAYPVAQLIQGFKYRRDFAAGRTLAELTAAELLPHQGSDQRPDLLVPVPMHWRKQLFERGYNQAQLIADTLGSHWQIPVDARALRKVAPTDSQQTLKRAQRRKNLANSFQAQPRVAGLHIGLVDDVITTGATQEAAAQSLLQAGAAQVTSFALARTP, translated from the coding sequence ATGGCACTGATGCGTTCACTGGGCCGGTTGTTGGGCAGTGCGGTCGACCGGCATCTGGCGCGCTGCCTGCTGTGCGGCGACGGCCCGGTGCCCTGTGCCGGCATATGCACCCCCTGCCGGCACGACCTGCCACCACTTGGCCACGCCTGCCCGCACTGCGCCCTGCCACTGGCAAGCCCGCACGACCGCGCCTGCGCCCGTTGCCTGCAACAGGCACCACCGCAAAACCGCAGCTACGCCTGCTGGGTGTACGCCTACCCGGTGGCGCAGTTGATCCAGGGCTTCAAGTACCGACGCGACTTTGCCGCCGGCCGCACCCTGGCGGAGCTCACCGCCGCCGAACTCCTGCCGCACCAGGGCAGCGACCAGCGCCCGGACCTGCTGGTGCCGGTGCCCATGCACTGGCGCAAGCAACTGTTCGAGCGCGGGTACAACCAGGCACAACTGATCGCGGACACCCTTGGCAGCCACTGGCAGATACCGGTGGACGCCCGCGCCCTGCGCAAGGTCGCTCCCACCGACAGCCAGCAAACCCTCAAACGCGCCCAGCGACGCAAGAACCTCGCCAACAGTTTCCAGGCCCAGCCGCGGGTGGCGGGGCTGCATATCGGGTTAGTGGACGATGTGATCACCACCGGTGCCACGCAGGAGGCCGCCGCCCAATCGTTGCTCCAAGCCGGCGCCGCGCAGGTCACCAGTTTCGCTCTGGCCAGAACCCCTTAG
- the bioC gene encoding malonyl-ACP O-methyltransferase BioC: MNIALIHGWGSDARCWQPLLQALEDVGGQVINIDLPGFGARAAEPWPETGDLLAQLDAQLPDDCLLLGWSLGGMLAARLAATSGKVRALVSIAANGSFVNRDDWPGMDADVFAEFCRAQCEMPEKNLSRFAGLQARGDGQMRGLLKTLKSSQPASIPQSWCTALACLGELDNRALLQQLPVPALHILGSKDALVPAAAAKKMHAPGAQVTVMGDCGHCPHLSQPEAVARLIRSFVSSLDAATAPLEKSSVARAFGRAAQSYDAAAHLQRAVCRGLLGRAAENGAPKRILDLGSGTGYGSELLRKRFPEAEIIALDIAPQMLGYAREQRPVADGYVAADAEQLPLADGCIDLVFSSFALQWCYQLPQLFAEIRRVLAPAGNALISTLLPGTLQELETSWRTVDDAVHVNRFLPEGDWRSACVGNQLEVRAAVEQRVLHFNDVRTLMRELKSIGAHNVNHGAGKGLLSRAKLRKLTEAYERQRTDAGLPATYQVLYLELARRRAVSELDAAASG; the protein is encoded by the coding sequence GTGAACATCGCGCTGATTCACGGCTGGGGTAGCGATGCTCGTTGCTGGCAGCCATTGCTGCAGGCACTTGAGGACGTTGGTGGGCAGGTGATCAATATCGACCTGCCGGGCTTCGGTGCGCGCGCCGCAGAGCCCTGGCCGGAGACCGGCGACTTGCTGGCACAACTGGACGCGCAGCTACCGGATGACTGCCTGCTGTTGGGCTGGTCTCTGGGAGGCATGCTGGCCGCCCGACTGGCCGCCACCAGCGGCAAAGTGCGCGCGCTGGTGAGCATCGCCGCGAACGGCAGCTTCGTGAACCGAGATGACTGGCCGGGCATGGACGCGGACGTGTTTGCGGAATTTTGTCGTGCCCAGTGCGAGATGCCGGAAAAAAACCTGTCGCGTTTCGCGGGGCTGCAGGCGCGCGGCGACGGGCAAATGCGCGGCCTGCTGAAAACCCTCAAGAGCTCGCAGCCTGCGTCGATTCCGCAGAGCTGGTGCACAGCCCTGGCTTGCCTGGGTGAGCTGGATAATCGTGCCCTGCTGCAACAACTTCCGGTTCCGGCGCTGCACATACTGGGTAGTAAGGACGCACTGGTGCCCGCTGCTGCAGCGAAAAAAATGCACGCCCCCGGCGCGCAGGTAACGGTCATGGGCGACTGCGGTCACTGCCCGCACCTGAGCCAGCCCGAGGCGGTTGCCAGGCTGATCCGGTCGTTCGTGTCATCGCTGGATGCAGCAACCGCGCCGCTGGAAAAATCCTCCGTGGCGCGCGCCTTCGGTCGCGCCGCGCAGAGCTATGACGCCGCGGCACATTTGCAGCGCGCGGTCTGCCGTGGTCTGTTGGGCCGCGCCGCAGAAAACGGGGCGCCCAAGCGGATTCTCGATCTCGGCAGTGGCACCGGTTACGGCAGTGAACTGTTGCGCAAGCGTTTTCCCGAGGCGGAAATCATCGCCCTGGATATTGCGCCGCAGATGCTGGGCTATGCCCGTGAACAGCGCCCGGTGGCGGACGGTTATGTGGCCGCAGATGCGGAGCAATTGCCACTGGCGGATGGCTGTATTGACCTGGTGTTTTCCAGTTTTGCCCTGCAGTGGTGCTACCAGTTGCCGCAGTTGTTTGCAGAGATTCGCCGGGTGCTGGCACCGGCGGGTAACGCACTGATTTCCACCCTGTTGCCGGGCACCCTGCAAGAGCTGGAAACCAGCTGGAGAACCGTGGATGACGCCGTGCACGTTAACCGCTTCCTGCCGGAAGGGGACTGGCGCAGTGCCTGTGTCGGCAATCAACTGGAAGTGCGCGCCGCGGTTGAGCAGCGCGTGCTGCATTTCAATGACGTGCGCACGCTGATGCGCGAATTGAAGAGTATTGGTGCGCACAACGTGAACCACGGTGCGGGCAAGGGGCTGCTGAGTCGGGCGAAATTGCGCAAACTGACGGAAGCCTACGAACGGCAGCGCACCGATGCCGGACTGCCAGCGACCTATCAGGTGCTGTACCTCGAGCTCGCACGCCGTCGTGCGGTATCTGAACTGGATGCTGCGGCATCCGGCTGA